TTGATAATTTGTCGCCCCAACAAAAGAGATATTGTCGTATTAGTTATGATAAATATACATATGATATGTCGGTTTGTAGGAATTTGGACCCATCATTAAAGCCCCTGTTCATAAAAGCGCCATAGGCGGCTGTATACTCGCTGGATATGCGTGAAACGGTGACACACCGTGGCGCTTTGCTCTAATTCGGTTGTTCatcggaaaaaaaataaaaggttcTTTGTTTTGTAGATTTGTTGTTCGAATCACATGTTAGGCTATAGATCTGGTCGATTTGTGTTACAATCCACAGTATTAACAAGAAAGAGCTATAAAtcgcaaataaaaaataaatggcAGCTAATATCGCAGGGCTCTTAGGTTGAAGATGGAGTCATTTTAGTCTTTTCACATTTCATTTAACTTAGCActggaaaaacaaaaaaaaaggccCGACAGTTACTCTAACCCGGGTCATATGAGATTCACAGAAGCAAACAAACCACTAAACCATGACTCACCTTCGGATTAAATAgacatatttcatatataattCTCATGTGTATATAAATACCCTAAAACTAATCCCCGGTTAATCTCcgatttttttcataaatcgctaggcccaacccgagctcgctaggcccaacccgagCGCACGCGTAGCGCCTAGCGAGTTTCCGAACAGATATTAAAGCCCACCAAAATGATTGCCATTAACTAGAATGTCCTAATTTTATTACTTTCGCTAGTTTGctggttttataaattttaaaacgatagATTATAACCCGGTGACAATTTATagtaaatatttagaaaaagtCAAGGTAAAATTTTTTCTgtaattctgttttaatagtttagattaaATGTACTTTCTATATAACTCAAAtcaatcaatatataatatcacaTGACAAAGTGAAGTTGAGTTGTTTTTCCATATGTGCCCTTAACATCAAAGAGCTTAAGCAGAGCATCAAACTTGAGGATTTTTGCGTCACTACATATGGTTCCTACATTCATCTTGTTCCTAGTTCCTACAATCAAAACTTTCTTGATGGTTCTAtgacataaattttataatacaaaaatCCATAATAAGATGCTCTGAAACCGAAATCTGTTACCTCTTGATTTCTTTCATCCTCTTTCTTAGATGTTCCAGTTCCACAAAGCCATTCAAcagagtttatttatttatatcccTCCCTTCCTTAAAAACTGCTGTTTTTGATTCTTGATGATATTTTCTCTGATTGATGGGATTGTCTTAAAGAAAAAGGATCTTTAATGATGTTTAGGCCATAAGTTTTACGCAATGACTGCAGCGTTTTCTTCGGAAGAGCTATTTCAGATCTATTCCAATAGATTAACGGAAAAGAGAGCGAAGTGAAAAGGGCAGAAGAAAAAGGGTTGTGATGTATAATTAGGATATTGTTAGTTTTAAATGTTTAGTTTTACAGtagaatttaattaaataaatattcagAAAATGAGTAATGATATACcattgtaaatatttaaaaaattaagggCATAATCATCTCtctgttttaatagtaaagATTAGCACTCAATGCCAAATGTCAAATTAACTCCAAAAGAATCATGTCAGAATGgagtaaaaaattatatgtaaaagtCAACATCAAATACTATAACAAAACCAACTAAGAAAATGGttgctttcaatttttttgtaactactacTTAAAACTACCACAAAGCATTAGTTAGATAAGATAACTaaattcccccccccccccccccccccccccccccctcaaaaagagaaaaaaataataagataaccAAATATTTGCATTTATTGGCTCAAAATATCCTTTTTACATAAATGTCATTTTCATACGCGTATAAAACGAGTAGGATGACATTATATCTACCAGTCATTTTCACATTCTTCTCCATCACAAACCAGTCATGTCACCTCCCACACTAGACCAACTACACACTTACCATGCCGACGAGAGGGTGATATTCTCTAAACTGGTCCTACAGTTTTCAAGATCACCATCTGAATCACTCCTTGTCATGGCTACATGGTTTTGGCTTGAAAACTTTGGTTTTGAAGAAATTTTCTCAACCATCTTTGCTCTTCCAGATCAACTCATTGCATCTTTTGCTAACGAAGCTGTTTCTTGCTTCCGATGTATCGAGTTCGCTCATCCCCCAAATGGCTTCGATCAGATCCCTCTCACTTCAAGATATTTACAAAAACACATCTCACTTCCCATGATTTACAAACATCGATACACCGCCATTGCTGGAATCAAAACCTTTCTAACCACCATTTGTTCTAGAATTTTTTCCGACATTCTTACACAAGTTCTTCCATATTCTTCCCCACCATTTTCCGTCCCTGGATTAAACGACTCTCTGATCATACCTGGCTTCCCGCATCCAACTTTCGGAAATATCAACGTCATGCGACCTGATGTAGTTGATGGGGCTAACACATTCAACAGCAACAGCTCATTCCTCTTCCCAAAGGGTCTTTGGGAGTGGAACGATCACTGCATGGAAAGTGAGAATGACCGAACGATGTTTATAACGTTTTCTCGTGGCTTTCCTGTGTCGCAGGCCGAAGTTAAGGAGCTTTTCACCAACAGATTTGGAGAAAAGTGTGTGGTAGGCGTTTACATGCG
The nucleotide sequence above comes from Brassica napus cultivar Da-Ae chromosome A9, Da-Ae, whole genome shotgun sequence. Encoded proteins:
- the LOC106362748 gene encoding uncharacterized protein LOC106362748 codes for the protein MSPPTLDQLHTYHADERVIFSKLVLQFSRSPSESLLVMATWFWLENFGFEEIFSTIFALPDQLIASFANEAVSCFRCIEFAHPPNGFDQIPLTSRYLQKHISLPMIYKHRYTAIAGIKTFLTTICSRIFSDILTQVLPYSSPPFSVPGLNDSLIIPGFPHPTFGNINVMRPDVVDGANTFNSNSSFLFPKGLWEWNDHCMESENDRTMFITFSRGFPVSQAEVKELFTNRFGEKCVVGVYMRGDCVSSPNIIACNNVQQQPLFAKLVLDSVVTVDRILEGEKIQKFRINGKHIRARKYNEKKDRRT